Part of the Thunnus albacares chromosome 11, fThuAlb1.1, whole genome shotgun sequence genome, taaagaagaaaagaaactaaaatCATGTTGCTCTTGTATTTGCTTCTGTTCTGTCAGTTTGAATTCTAATCTTATGCTAAAACTTTTAGTAAAGTCTTTCCACTTGAGCTGGTCAAAACGTGTTTCATAAGACTATCTAGCATCTGAATTATTAAATGTTGTGGCTTACTCTGTGTATGTTAACCTTTAGGAGACACTGTTGATCAGTGATTTAGACATCTTTTATCTTGACAAAGTACATCCACTATAGCCACCAGATAATAAATCAATCTGATCCTGAACTTAATGTTTTTGGAACTTCTCTGACATTATTGGTTCAGTGATCTCCAAGTGAATCATTTCTATAAAATCTATCAGCGTATATACGGCCCAAATGGTTTCTACTGCATGTGCTATATATCCAgtcacatgtttgttttatttattgtcgTGGTTGTTTTGGATTATTATCtaacattttttcctttcttcgcctgtgttttgtttttcttatattttaattatatactatatattcaTTTGGGGGTTTATCATATTGCTTTGGTTTCCAGTTTTTGTCACTTGGTGGTTGATGATTACTCCatatacaaatacatggttGCTCTGGATTGTAGCCAATGGTGTTTAAGACTGGTAAGACTGGACACCTGTTCCTTATTGTCATTGTTGTGAGATTTGTGTATAATGAGATGCTTGTGAAAATAATTTGTGCCTGATGAAGCTATCAACAGCCTGACTGTTGACTGAAGATTGATTTATCATTCCTACAGGGTCCTGACATGGAGAAAGGTACTGAGTTTAAACtaaagtaataaaatgtaattgaCGTTTTCATAGACCACTAGAATGAGTTTGCTGTTCCAGGCTTTCATTTGTCCATTTTGGATTTacaacagagcttctaacaaacagagGGATCGTTTACCATGTTAAACACATAATGAATGGTTATTGTAGCTTTATTTTAATTGCACTAAATTCCAGGATGTCTGGCAGTTTTACACTCCATCACTGCatttcagaaaaacacaaggtGACTTTGTGAGGATAATTAGAAATAGAAATTATACTTGtccttttattagaaaaataatccactcGCTGTTAATTATCCCCCAGtagattataaatgcaacatttcctCTTCCACATGAATGCACTTGTAGCTGGATAGGAAAGAGTTAGCAGAACTAAATGCTAACTGATTTCAGGACACCTGCTATCAAGGATCACCAATATTAGGCTTGGTAATGCCAAGTAACCCATGGAGAGCTGAGTTAAACTTGCAGGTACAGACCCCAGGCCAATTAATTTTATATGTAGCATAACACATGATCCAACTTGTAACATAACTCATTGAAAATGAGGGCTGGTACATTAAAATAATGCTACTAAACATTTGACCAATCAAATTTGATACACTGTCATaccatttcttttatttcattgatggaaaaacaaatctgttgaCATTATCTCTCCACAGTTATTAATCACAACATGTATTTGAGTTTTTGCAGTGGATATGCTCCATTTTAGTGTAAAACTCAAGCAGTAGATTCACTGTCATCTCCATCATAATTTTTAGGTGTGTCACATGGAGCTCCAAACCAACTTCATTCCGCCTTTTGCAATTGCATCATCTTCAGGTGCATCATTAGAGCCCTGGAAATATTGTTGCGCTCAGTTCTTTCTTTACTTAACAGAGGAAGgtcctgttttgtctgactttGCAACACGTTGTGTATTGTGTAATTTTAGTCCTCAGAGACAGTGACGACtaaaattacaattattttcTGCATGGTTTAAATGGTAAGTcatgtctgtttatttgtgttggTTTAGTTTCCAAGCCTATACTATTCATTAGATCTATTACATAATTGTCAAACTCAGTCAAGCATGCAATATATTGCAAACATGGAGACAAGTGGACATATTATAATGGTAAGAGTTGCTAGACTCTAGAGATTAATCAAGGACAAGGACTTAAAGGGAAACATTTCCTCATGTCTGCAAAGTTAATGGCAATGAAGTAAGGTTTTTAAATGACTTCTGCTCATAGAATATACTAATAACATGTGAACAGAGTGATAAATTAGACCAATTGTGGGCAATGCTGAATTTTAATTAAGCAGCAGTCTTAAGCGAGGAGGCGTCATTGTTAAAGTCAACTCATTGCATTTATGCTGCTCTATTCATGTGTAACATAATGACTTAACGACAGTTCTTTGTTGGCTTACAGTGGAAGGATAATTGTGTCCTTTCACACGTAAAAATGGCACATCTCATTTTTCTATTTGACTCATTCAGTAATAAGGTAGAAGTTACTTCTTTATCCTGTCAGAGCATattggcctttttcacagaagacattttgacatatcACAATAAGAAAAGCACACGtgtaaataattacattaatgatggctatattccatttagctgctttggtTACTGTGCATGCCgactcactgtcactgtcatggctcactgggacacttgaatactTGTTCTTATGTGTCCCCTGGCAAGGCACTTGTTTTtagctgctagtgtggctaaaaacaaaTATAGGGCCTACAGAATGGGACAAAATTTGCTGTTCTCACTCTTAAATTGAAAGAAACTATTTATTGTGGTAATCCAATGACTTTTCCATTGTTATTATCATCGGGATAAACTTTTCAACTTTACCCTGAAACTCACATAGCTACAATATTTGTTGTTCACAGTCATGCACCCAATAAGGAGAAACCTATTGATTTTGGAGATCACTTGACCTTTCCAATAGCGGTACCATCAGACTAAACTTTGGCTTCTCCTGCCATCTATATGGCAAAATTCTGACTGGGAAAGTAACTGGGGACATTATTTGGTCTGGTCAAGATCTCTACTTTATTGAATGCCTTCCATTTATTCTGTCCACTTAATGTAAGGGACAAATAAAGAGCCAAGAGACCTCTACCCCTCAAAGGAAAGAGTGCAGACTGTCTATTTGTGGGAGAACATACAGTCAATGGGAGGGGACtttgttaatgtttgtgtgcttgtgtgggTTTTTGTCCCTTTTATTCTCTGTCTGCCTCCAAAATggatttttcattttgcttcaACCCATCTTACATTCACGCAGTGATATGAGGACAAGAAAACATCAAGAGATAGCTGTTTGAGAAGAATACACAAGACATGATCAAAGCAAGGCTGATTACAGTCATTATGCAGCCACCATGTTTGAGTGTGTTCATCAGAAActtaatctttttaaatgacaatatGACAATCAGTGCATGGTCATTTGCAGAAGCTAGAGCTCCCAAAATGAGTGTACCTTCATTGTGCTTGCTTTGATTGGGGGCACACAGTTATAAAGTGCAGCTTGAAAGTGGACAGTCTGTGCTGATTGGTCATGTTGGCTTTCTTCATGTTTCATCACCACGGCAAAAGAAGAGGTGATGATTGCTCCCACACATTTCCTTAACAAacaattgtgttttttggtgcTAAAGGAAGAAACACATTATGTCTTGATATCATGCAGAGTGCCATTATCCTTGTCATCATCTTCCTACATGAtgcaatttgattttttttcaacacaatAGAGGCAATTGTACTTTCCTTTAAAGTTCACAGATCCAAGCAGCTACTAAAATACAGCAGATGGCAGAGCCCCTTCCTGACCTCGTCtttgcagtatttttactttatactAGACCAGCAATGTTTAAAAAGCTTTGAGATCCTCCCACAAGACATCCTTCTCTAATTTAGCCCTTCACATACTCAAAGTACAAGGGCCACTAACGGCTGTAGATGCATAGAAGATGGTTGTAGAGGAGGGCAGAGGATTAAAGCCTGGTGGGAGACCCTCCTGGTCCACCACCTCTTTATCTGCTGAAAAGCTTTCACTAAGATGTAAGCCACAGGGTCTCTGGAAGGGTTACAAAAGCAAGAGTGAAGTTCATTTAACTGGAATAGATTCAGAGAAAGGTGGAGAATTTAAACTCTCATTTAAAGATGTCTGATTTACTGCAGCAAGCTGAATTTATAAATACTCATTGTGAAGGTTTCAATCCAACTGGGCACAACAAGAGTTGACCTTACTGACTAGCACCTGCAGCGCAGGAGATCAGAAATGGTCTACAGTCTCTAAATTCACTGTGGTTAACAATGCTGAAAACCTCAAgaagaaacattaaaacattttgttttgtgttacaGGCTCCTAGTCACTTTCCCCACCAGAAAAATAATATTGAGTGTTTGATCACTAACTGTTCACTAGCTGTGCTCTCTAGGTCGGGGTGAATTGTTGGgcaaaatgtctgactttgacACTAGAGACCACAGTTTGTATCCTGTCATCTATCATCAGTCGGATTGAAGTTGGAttcttttttccatcatttggtaccttcatgaaggttataatgttccGTTTTTGTTGGAACTGCCCTGTTGAATTGCATTATTGTGGAAGATGTTCCTAATATTTAGTCTCCACTTGCTGTTATAAATGGGGTGGCCAtttaatgaaaacagtaaaaaaaaaacaaaaaaaaaactcttagcCTACATACCATAACATGCCATAACCATTTGAAGTGCTACAATGTCACACTGCATGGTTTTGCTCTTAAGAGAGACAATTATTAATTACACAACCACAAGACGtcacttgtaaaaaaaaaaaaaaaaacggtgttagttttttttgtttttttgtttgttttgttctgctttttttgaaaaatgaccaGTGCTGCCATTTTTTCAAGTGAGGACATGCAGTCTCCTTAGTGTGCTTTAAGTGCTGTGTATTTCATATTACTTATATAATCTCTGTCTCAAGgtgaaataaatcatattatttCAGTAATAATTCAGTAGATAGTGCTTCAAAATCTCTGCACATTCAACAACTGAATGTTCATTGTATCTCTGGAAGTAACAGCCAACTATCTGTCTCCTCTGATTATTCTGTAGCTGTGACCATACCATATCTTATGTCCTTCACTTGTGTGATTCAGCCGACACATCCCACTTTGAAAACCATAAGCAAGCATGTGCAAAATCAAAAATGCTCATATTACAGTCACATACAACACAGGGAACGTGCCCCATTGGCACAAAGCAATTACAAAACCAATACAcccacccaaacacacatatacaaacacacacacacacattcacatacaaagCCATCGTCCTCAGGCAGCCAAAGAGAGACAAATTACCTCCCTGTCAGATAAAATCAGACTCGacatcatttaattaatttcagtgTATATTAGCATTTCTTATTgtgattttctcctctttttgctGTGTCTCCATCCCCCTCCCAGCCTTGTCCTGCGGAAAACATCAGTTTGAAAAATGATCAGCCATCTTTTCGTCTATCCTTCCAGGCAATCCCCCTCCATATCTCATTGTCTCTTATAATCTAAACAGTGCAACTGCACGTGAGATGTGCTTGGACTTTGGGTGTAATTTAAAGGGGAGACATGTCCTTcctataatttcatttttctttctgaatTAACTCTATAAAGTGTCTACAGCAATCTCACCTCTCCTCAAATatatgagagaaagaaatggagagagagagagaagaattGAATTGCAGTCTGGGGTTCATGTTTATTCACAAACAGCATAGCCACTCAGTCCGAGCCGTTAAGTTCAGGGGACTCAAGTTTCCCTGCCGTTCAGTCATTTGACTGAAAGCATCAAAGCATCTGTTAAGGTGCCTTGTATTGCGTATATGAATAGATACCGTTAAGAATATATCCCTTTTTGTTAGTGAAAACTATCATTGTAGTGGATTGTGCCAACATTGGAATGAAAAACATGCTCTCGGGTTGGATCATTGATTCCAAAACCATTCGGGACATAAAATAACGGAGTCTCACTAATCTGCACTCTAATCTCTTTTCCACTTGGCATGGTGATGCATAATGAGAGATGTGAACCCACTGCTACAATACAATAGCTGATACTAATGCACTGCTGCACCAAAAGATATTGGCAGTGGATGCGCAGCATAagtgaatgtgcatgtgttgcTGATCCAATACTGACTGTCTGTAAATATGTGCACCGTCACGTGGAGGTGaccttttgttttctgcttAATGCTGCTTACCCTATGGGCAAATTTCAGATCTGAAGACAGAAATATACAGGTGTATCTATTGTAAATAGTCGCAtatcaacacacatacacatgcatacacacacaaaatacaatatgaaCTTGAAAAGTGGAAACAGTGATATATTCCTATGAATAAAGGAAAACATTACCTTAACCATAACCTTAGTGCGAAGTGTTGGCCTCCCTCACTGGACAGCTGAAGACACATCCCATCTGCTACCAACAGTCAACTTGCCTTGAAAGGTAAACTCAATTTAGAATCACAGGTTTTCCTAATAAACAAATACGTCTACATACGATAGACTGTACAAAGTATATAAAGTTGTACAATACATGAAATAACCATAGATGAGTCTGACTTTTCTCATGGAATTCCAGACACCAGGATGGTACAGGGGTCATGCTAACAACCTCAAGGTCCCATACAACAACAAATCCATGTGGATAAGGTTTCTGTAGCAATATGTGAAGCATGATGCACAGTGTAAAGGCCTGACCTGAACTCTGAAGTCATTTTAGTTGCCTAAAGGTAGacctgcaacgattagtcgattaaatCGATTTGTcaattgagagaaaattaataggcagctattttgataatgaaataatcattGTAGTCAATTTTTCAAgggaaaatgcaaaaaaaatgctgattgcagcttctcGAATGtgagtaaagtgaatatctatCAAtattggactgttggtcaaacaaaacaatacatttgaagatgtcaccatgagctgtttttttcttttttctatgttttatagacaaaattaTTAATCgatttattgagaaaaaaatctgcagattaattgataatgaaaataatcgttagttgcagcccaaccTAAAGGTACCCATACTTTAACttgagtgaaaacacacacaagtccaTTGTTGAACAGTCACATGGCAACCCAGTCACCAGAccaaaacgttggcattgaacgtttctgcaaaccacagaaacgttgaatatctacatttcaacacgtgtaatacattgcatattaacatttcaacaataggtatcatatcaacatttctacaaaacataGCATATTAGCATTTCTATCCattgaattatgatgttttatggtgtgaaaatgctgtggttaaggtctggttaggttgaggcacaaagaccacttggttagggttagggaaagatcatgatttgggttaaaataaaataaaaacgacTGCAAACATCCCATTATACACACTAAAAATATCCAGTTTTCTCTCCAGAAAAaaggctgcaaatgtcctgacatctcgctaaaaacacccacCAGCTTTCTctcggttgaaacgggaagtGGGTGCTCGAACCGTGCTccctgctgatttccaactctCTGcgccaagaaacttactaaccatccaccgacccctccacctcctaataggaaagtcagctcatatagatcgcatgtgaactacgtcactttacaAATGCTGAGATAATacgtattttggaaatgttgatgatatgttttgttgaaatgttaatatgctgcgttttgtagaaatgctgaCATGATaaatttgttgacattttgatatgatacgtattgttaaatgttaatatgctacgttttgtagaaatgttgctacatattacacgtgttgaaacatagatattcaatgtttctgtggttttcagaaacatacaatgccaacattttattctggcagCCAGGCTGCATATTGGATATTTTGGAAGGCAAAACtaacataacaaaacatgtACAAACTATGTATTTGGCCATTTAGGTTGTTAGAACTTGTTACTCTGGTAGGAACAAAGGCACTAGAGGGGAACAGACAAATGCTTTCTAATAGGAGATCAGTCAGGTggtacaaaatataaatattaaacagtCTCCAATGATTCCTTATATTGCAATTTATATAAAGTATGTATGTGAAAGTACATATGGTAAAATCAGAAAATCAATCTTGTGTATCACCTTTCCCAACTAACTCCTAAAATCACATCTGCTGGTGGATTTGTCAGAGCACCATACAAAATTTCATCCCAGTGTGGAATGACTCCTGAATGTGTACAGTGACTGACATTTAATTGCATGGTTTTGGATATATAGCTAAAGCCAAGATTAGTGACCCTGTAAATGTATTACTCTAATGATGCCGTTTAACAGAGAAACTACCCAGAGTACGTGCGTGGTTGACTCTGGTCCTGGTCTTGCTTGTCATCTGAAAGCACCCATTAATCTGTTTATTCCCTCAATTAAGAGGCATAGCCCCTTTTTCTCCTCCCTAGCAGGGTGAAGCTCAGTCACATACCTCGCAAGATAGAAGAAATGAAAGATTTCCTGCTGACAGCCAAGAGGAAGGATGCTAAATCCATAAAGATCAAGAAGGACAAGGACAATGTTAAGTTCAAGGTGCACTGCAGCAGACACCTGTACGCCCTGGTCATCACAAACGAGAAGAAGGCTGACAAGCTCAAGCAGCTCCCACCCCCAGCTCTGGCTGTTAAGGACGATCCGTGAACATCCATGATGTACAGATAATTGTAATAAAAATTggaagactgaaaaaaaaaaggtgaggcATAGTCATCATCCTACCTCTATatagtttctctctttttttctcctctactCTGTTTTGTTCCCAGTTAATCCCCTCCTATGCACACAAAGTCACGACCAGACACTCTCCCATCCACTCAACACCACCCAGGGATGACACTACCTGATATCTACCTAGCAGATTAAGGCCTTAGATTGCAGCACCATAAACAAGTACCTGATCAAAGCTCCGTGTCACGGATTATCTCCTTCAGAAACAATGTACGGTAGAATTGACACAGGTAAAGCTGCAAAATGTCAAGGAAGCTTGGTTCTTTATTGGTTTTCAGCTGAATCGTAGTACAAAAGTGTGAGAAATATTGTGTGGTATTTGAAAGAACGCATCAACACTTGTGGTGGACAAACGTGCTGAGATTTCTAAAAAGGCTTAGGGGATGTTATCTGCTTATAGTGTCAGAAACACATGTATGAATGAccagaaaaagttttttttgccATTCTACTAGCCGACAATCCTGCTGaacatatatattttctttctttctttctttctttctttctttctttctttctttctcagtttTCAAAGACACCAACCTTTACCAGCTTTAAACAATATATGACTCTGAGACTCTGAGTGTGATTACATACATGTGTTATATAACgggacaaataaacaaatattatgttttattatattattattatattatttatgtaaaCAATGGATCATATAACTATGTGAAATGGGTCACTAGTAGTGATGAGCCCACACAGAATTATCACTCAGTCtttcaactcattgttttggtttcctgGCCCACATCTTTACTGTTctgttcactctcaccactctcatattCATGAGGTGGTTAGAAACTCAACTACAGGTGAatataaatgttgtttcatGTCAGTTGGGTGTGTAAAAAGGCCATATAAtaagtgataatatgtcagctTTGTATTTGCAGCTTGTTTTGTTGCCCGCAGATgaccaaaaaatatattattgcaggtttaagtaaCAGCTTTTGTTTCTTAAACCCTCTTTTGTCTCATCAATGTCTCATCTTTGTCATGGAAAAAAGGTTGgtaacaaatatattttgtcagAGTTAAAAAAATTAACACAGCACtgaaagtatttaaaaattACAGACAGACTGGGCTAGACATGGAGTATATTTGCTTGTGAACATCGTTCTCTGGAGGCTGTGCATGTAAAGCCAAagagagaggttttttttttcctcttttcctatTAGTATTCTGCCAGCCTCACATCcataatgtatttttgtgttcaCAAATGTTCTGCAAACTCAAAATTATTGCATAAGGGTTGTCTTTGCtccttaaaattaaaagtagCCAATGAGTTTTGCTGTGTCCATCGagaggaaaatattaaactaGAGGAGGAAACTCTGtgctaccttttttttctctttggaaGGGGGTGTTTAAGGATCTAATTGATGAATAGCAGCCATAACTGGGAGCTGCGTCCTTCAATTGAACTTTAATTCGTATGTGCATCAATCATTTTCCCCCTTTTATAACATAATGGATACTCACAGCTCTGATTACTGTGCGTTTTGTCCTTGTGATGGGACTGTGTGTACttatgtgtgtacttgtgtgtgtgtgtgtgtgtgtgtgtgtgtgtgtgtgtgtgtgtgtgtgtgtgtgtgtgtgtgtgtgtgtatgtgtgtgtagggaaagagggggagataaagacagagaaaaacttGTCTTTTTGGTACCATTGGAAATGGTAAAGCTTCATGAAGGcaagtctctctctttctcactctctgtctctttgtctccatTATGTAGTAAACAGGGCCTCAGCTGTGCTCTTTGCACACACCACCACTCAAATATTGAATCATGTGTCCTTCATACAGACAAACTAAAGCAATGGGAAAGGGACTGCAACAatctgggggaaaaaagagaatctgtgtgtttctttttttgtgtttcttgtgtgtgtgtcagactcaCTTCTCATTTGTACTCAAAAACCTGGCCCTCAAGGTAAGGTCATTAAATTTCAGACTTAATCATgatttaaacatgatttttggTTAAGGTTGGGGTTAAGCATGAACTGTAGTGGTTATGTTAGGGTTCACGTTACTCTCCAGGGGATGAATATAACTTAATCCACTGTCATCTTACATAACAGAAAAAAGTTTGTGCTCCTCGGGCAGGCTTTTCTGAATCCATGGTGATATTGATAGTAGCACTattcacttttacttttagtaACGGTGCTGAATATTAAGGAATACTTGAAAAGGAATAACAACTACAACTAGGAAAGAGCAGCACTGCCTCAACATTGTTCTGAAAAACAATCACGGtccacttatttgctttttttcaaaGCTTTCAGCAGCATCACACAGAGATTGCTTTGTCAAACTACTActttcaaggtcaagaataaactttCATTCGTAGCTTTAAGCCACCATAAAAAGTGCAAAGTGCTATTTTCTATTCGTGAAGTGGTTGTCCTGTCATGAGGAatacatgaacaaaaacagaagaacagtCTCTTTCATGCTGCAGATGGCATTGTGTGGATCCATAAtcccctcttttttcttttctaagtttgattttaatgaaGAATAAATGGAAAAGCAATAGAGGAACAACTTCACTCAGAGCTCCTGCCTTTTATATGTTCAGTCAATGGATCTTAAAGAGCATTCTGCACGATTTGAACTGAGTTACACACAAAAGTGTTGGGCTGTAGTTTAACCTGTAATTTACCTCATTGAGTTTAATTCTAatgtcatacaaatatttaccCAATTCTATTCCTATATAATACAATGGAAATAATAATGACACAAGAACTAATTGTTGAGGCAATGCTGCTCCAACCCGTCTTTGCAAATTaggtctttttatttttctcttttattctcagCATTGTTAACAGAGCTCCCAGTTCTTCCATCAGTCTGGGCTTGGTGGATGAAAACTGGTTTCATTCCCTTGCCTTTTGTAAAACCTTCAAAGGTGAGCAGCAAAACAACATCCCACTGCAGCATACCTTCCTGTTCCAATAACATCCTCATCAGTGTTGAAACCAGAGAAGGCACACGCACTTCAAATAAGTTCGCCTATTACCCAGTTGCTGGCTAATGAGCTACCTAATTTAATTCATTACCATGCCATTCAAGGGTTTGACTAATGAGAGTGACCCTTTGCTGAATACAAAACCTGCATCTGATAAGGGGTGTGGGGGATGGGCAGATGAAGTGGCTCTGCGTTCTTGAGACACaagaagttgtgtttttttatgaccaGCTGTATTCATCGAGTCAGTCACAAGAGACACTTGACTTAACATTAGGTGCATTGTAGGGAacatacactcaccaagcactttattaggaacacctgtgcaatctaacacaatccaatacaacagctctgccataaattctacttatACAaggcttatacattttcagttttgttgacattgtcagaaaggtgcTTTATGTCTATTATAGtaggtagtggtggtggtggtgtattggattgcattagattgcacaggtgttgcTAATTAAGTGCTTGATGAGTGTATGTCACAATATGTAGATGTACAGTATCAAACATCCTCTACATCTTTCTGTTATCACAACACTCCAGTGCAGCTATACAATCTCTGTGACATCAAATTTGtaaaaacatacttttgaaaaagaaaataataaattaaataaaagagtAGTTTAACCGTAATTAAACCCAAAATActttagagcagtggttctTGCAACTACTTGTAACAAAGCATCATTGGTTgcatatgttttatattgtctGTCTTAAATAAAGTACATAGCACATaatattacataaatattaagtgtaattaaagctgcaagcagcattggtcgggacctcgcactctggcccgttgagatcagatcattttgctttttaaaaatgagggatatttcttacaagtgtggtgtgctttaattttgaaagtgtgattgaaatgtgtactgtcaggtgtgtagagacaataagtaactgcagctggacacagaaaaatactcatatatttgaatggagagtgtgagtgaacccacacctttttgaacatttactgtttccacatagttttagatacaaacttcatttgaactttaaatgaatcacgagactttgacctacaaatcttgaatttacataaGTTTTCTggcttttactgtttttgagatatcagagtgtgagttttaaagtcttttcttactcctcctgtgattttataatgagtatgtattgcggaatgtttcacagcactgagagAGTGATATCATCAGGAGCAGTTGGACAGtaggattttagagtacgctttttgtgaaatatcttcataaatctcattactttggccaaatctaacattaaaaatcatatttttgtggaaattttgtcgcaaatccattgatacaggtttcaaagtggtca contains:
- the LOC122991722 gene encoding 60S ribosomal protein L38-like: MYTHTQILRISHIPRKIEEMKDFLLTAKRKDAKSIKIKKDKDNVKFKVHCSRHLYALVITNEKKADKLKQLPPPALAVKDDP